One Pseudomonadota bacterium genomic region harbors:
- the murG gene encoding undecaprenyldiphospho-muramoylpentapeptide beta-N-acetylglucosaminyltransferase, with protein sequence MKLLISAGGTGGHIFPGIAVAETFEAKEGKNSVVFIGTTYGLESKIIPQYGFRLLFADARQFLGRSIVYKMATLIRLIHGIYTCMGLIKKEKPDAILGMGGFTSVPVVLAGFFLGVPGFVHEQNAEPGLANKMLSKVAKCTFTSFEESKQYLKGSKVYHTGNPVRKRLKTSHESKADDTFAVFVFGGSRGARSINEAILTLLPYMESYKNSIMYHQTGSEDYERIFEAYKKTGIKYEVFPFTDNMGKYYTLSDVVISRAGASTIFELAYFKKAAILIPYPFSAGQHQWKNAYHVESIGGGYVIGNDEATGERLHEVIRHLMNERVLLKQMGENLGKLYVDDAEERIIGHIYENVGAKH encoded by the coding sequence ATGAAGCTCTTAATCTCTGCCGGCGGAACAGGAGGTCATATCTTCCCGGGTATTGCTGTGGCAGAGACATTTGAGGCGAAAGAGGGTAAAAACAGCGTGGTCTTTATTGGCACAACATACGGCCTTGAAAGTAAAATTATCCCCCAATACGGGTTCAGGCTTCTATTTGCGGATGCCCGTCAATTTTTGGGGAGAAGCATTGTGTATAAGATGGCTACATTAATCCGCCTCATCCACGGTATATATACATGCATGGGGTTGATCAAAAAGGAAAAGCCCGACGCGATCCTCGGTATGGGAGGGTTCACCTCTGTACCGGTTGTGCTGGCAGGTTTTTTTCTTGGTGTACCGGGCTTTGTACACGAGCAAAATGCAGAACCCGGCCTTGCCAATAAAATGCTGTCAAAAGTTGCAAAATGCACTTTCACCAGCTTTGAGGAATCAAAACAGTATCTCAAGGGCAGTAAAGTCTATCATACAGGAAACCCTGTGAGAAAAAGGCTGAAGACCAGCCATGAATCGAAGGCAGATGATACCTTTGCAGTATTCGTTTTCGGGGGTAGCAGGGGGGCGCGAAGCATCAATGAGGCTATACTCACACTCCTGCCGTATATGGAAAGTTATAAAAATTCCATCATGTATCACCAGACCGGCTCAGAAGATTATGAGCGGATCTTTGAGGCATACAAAAAGACGGGCATAAAGTATGAGGTTTTTCCTTTTACCGATAATATGGGAAAATACTATACCCTTTCCGATGTGGTTATCTCGAGAGCAGGGGCATCGACGATTTTCGAACTCGCCTATTTTAAAAAGGCTGCCATCCTTATCCCGTACCCCTTTTCCGCTGGCCAGCACCAGTGGAAAAATGCGTACCACGTGGAAAGTATCGGTGGCGGGTATGTGATTGGCAATGATGAGGCAACCGGCGAAAGACTCCATGAAGTGATAAGGCATCTCATGAATGAACGTGTTTTGCTGAAGCAGATGGGTGAAAACCTTGGTAAGCTTTACGTGGATGATGCTGAGGAGCGGATTATTGGACATATTTACGAAAATGTTGGAGCAAAACATTAG